In the Bradyrhizobium guangzhouense genome, one interval contains:
- a CDS encoding long-chain fatty acid--CoA ligase — protein MERIWLKQYPPGVPADIEPTQYASLVDLLEESFAKFADRKAFICMDKAITYRDLDQMSLALAAYLQGRGLQRGARVAIMMPNVLQYPVATAAVLRAGFAVVNVNPLYTPRELEHQLKDSGAEAVIVLENFAHTVQQVINKTPVKHVIVASMGDLLGFKGVIVNLVVRRVKKMVPAFALPGSVSFNDALAAGRGQTFNKPKLSPGDVAFLQYTGGTTGVSKGATLLHRNIVANVLQNDAWLQPALNAPPHVEQLMIVCALPLYHIFALTACYLLAVRAGGCNLLIPNPRDIAGFIKELAKYQVNSFPAVNTLYNGLMHHPDFKKLDFSKLKISNGGGMAVQRPVAEQWKAVTGCFIAEGYGLSETSPTLTCNPANTTEFSGSIGIPVPSTWISIRDDDGNELPLGQAGEICAKGPQVMSGYWNRPEETAKVMTADGYFRTGDIGVMDEKGFTKIVDRKKDMILVSGFNVYPNEIEEVIASHPGVLECAVIGIPDAKSGEAVKAFVVKKDPNLTAEDVIKFCHEQLTGYKVPKHIEFRTDLPKTNVGKILRRELRDEKKAQAA, from the coding sequence ATGGAGCGCATCTGGCTCAAGCAATATCCGCCCGGCGTGCCCGCTGATATCGAGCCGACGCAATACGCATCGCTGGTCGATCTGCTGGAGGAGAGCTTTGCGAAGTTCGCCGACCGCAAGGCGTTCATTTGCATGGACAAGGCGATCACCTATCGCGACCTCGACCAGATGTCACTGGCGCTCGCTGCCTATTTGCAGGGCCGCGGCCTGCAGCGCGGCGCCCGCGTCGCGATCATGATGCCGAACGTGCTGCAATATCCGGTCGCCACCGCCGCAGTGCTGCGCGCCGGCTTTGCCGTGGTCAACGTCAACCCGCTCTACACCCCGCGCGAGCTCGAGCATCAGCTCAAGGATTCCGGCGCCGAGGCCGTCATCGTGCTGGAGAACTTTGCCCACACCGTCCAGCAGGTGATCAACAAGACGCCGGTCAAGCACGTCATCGTCGCCAGCATGGGCGATCTGCTCGGCTTCAAGGGCGTGATCGTCAATCTCGTCGTGCGCCGCGTCAAGAAGATGGTGCCGGCCTTCGCGCTGCCGGGCTCGGTGTCGTTCAACGACGCGCTCGCGGCCGGCCGCGGCCAGACCTTCAACAAGCCAAAGCTCTCGCCCGGCGACGTCGCCTTCCTGCAATATACCGGCGGCACCACCGGCGTCTCCAAGGGCGCCACGCTGCTCCACCGCAACATCGTCGCCAACGTGCTGCAGAACGACGCATGGCTGCAGCCGGCGCTCAATGCGCCGCCGCATGTCGAGCAGTTGATGATCGTCTGCGCCCTGCCGCTCTATCACATCTTCGCGCTGACGGCCTGCTACTTGCTCGCGGTGCGCGCCGGCGGCTGCAATCTCCTGATCCCGAACCCGCGCGACATCGCGGGCTTCATCAAGGAGCTGGCCAAGTATCAGGTCAACAGCTTCCCGGCCGTCAACACGCTCTACAACGGCCTGATGCACCATCCTGACTTCAAGAAGCTCGACTTCTCCAAGCTGAAGATCTCCAACGGCGGCGGCATGGCGGTGCAGCGCCCGGTGGCCGAGCAGTGGAAGGCCGTGACCGGCTGCTTCATCGCCGAGGGCTACGGCCTGTCGGAGACCTCGCCGACGCTGACCTGCAACCCCGCGAACACGACCGAATTCTCCGGCTCGATCGGCATCCCCGTGCCCTCGACCTGGATCTCGATCCGCGACGACGACGGCAATGAGCTGCCGCTCGGCCAGGCCGGCGAGATCTGCGCCAAGGGCCCGCAGGTGATGTCGGGCTACTGGAACAGGCCGGAGGAGACCGCCAAGGTAATGACCGCCGACGGCTATTTCCGCACTGGCGACATCGGCGTGATGGACGAGAAGGGCTTCACCAAGATCGTGGACCGCAAGAAGGACATGATCCTGGTCTCCGGCTTCAACGTCTATCCGAACGAGATCGAGGAAGTGATCGCAAGCCATCCGGGCGTACTGGAATGCGCGGTGATCGGCATCCCCGATGCCAAATCGGGCGAGGCGGTGAAGGCCTTTGTGGTGAAGAAGGATCCTAACCTCACGGCCGAGGACGTGATCAAGTTCTGTCACGAGCAGCTCACCGGCTACAAGGTGCCCAAGCACATCGAATTCCGCACCGACCTGCCCAAGACCAATGTCGGCAAAATCCTGCGCCGCGAGTTGCGTGACGAGAAGAAAGCTCAGGCGGCGTAA
- a CDS encoding D-alanyl-D-alanine carboxypeptidase family protein, producing MHAFRPLLRKSLFNLFAATIAIGAIVLPRAVNAEALLLIEADTGKVLQADNATIPWYPASVTKIMTAYVTLKAVKDGKITLDTLLTVSPTAASQSPSKMGLRPGTQLTVDNALKMMMVKSANDMAVVLAEGVGGSIDGFAAMMNDTAKKLGMTQTNYVNPNGLPADGHVTSARDLGILARSFLRDLPEYEYFVHIPAIRFGKRITPNFNKLIGRYPGADGFKTGFICASGYNLVASATRNGRRLIAVVLGASSGTARAVKAAQLLERGFSQDNLSWLRPSLGTVENLVPVDASPPNLRDEMCGGHRKHPASDDDDALIATNGSGSTSLTGGEAKVTFFTAGLQPPLMKASELMASAPEPVEPVVVYTGPTRTGAALVAAVAADSDQQATPKGRGKKSRVAKKLDAGSAAKTAAAKTDAKTDAKAKGDAKSDTKSAAKPAASRHAAAKPTDNKSADNKPAANKPAASGDQASRPAKPKAATKPAPKPAPNNS from the coding sequence GTGCACGCCTTTCGCCCGCTGCTTCGCAAATCCCTGTTCAACCTGTTCGCCGCGACGATTGCCATCGGTGCGATCGTCTTGCCCCGTGCCGTCAATGCCGAAGCGCTGCTGCTGATCGAAGCCGATACCGGCAAGGTGCTGCAGGCCGACAACGCCACCATCCCCTGGTACCCGGCCTCTGTTACCAAGATCATGACCGCTTATGTGACGCTGAAGGCGGTGAAGGACGGCAAGATCACGCTCGACACGCTGCTGACGGTGTCACCGACGGCCGCCTCGCAGTCACCCTCGAAGATGGGCCTGCGTCCGGGGACACAGCTCACCGTCGACAACGCCCTGAAGATGATGATGGTCAAGTCGGCGAACGACATGGCCGTGGTGCTGGCCGAAGGCGTCGGCGGCTCGATCGACGGCTTCGCGGCGATGATGAACGACACCGCGAAGAAGCTCGGCATGACGCAGACAAACTACGTCAATCCGAACGGCCTGCCCGCGGACGGACACGTCACCTCGGCGCGCGACCTCGGCATTCTCGCCCGCTCGTTCCTGCGCGACCTGCCCGAATACGAATATTTCGTGCATATCCCCGCGATCCGTTTCGGCAAGCGGATCACGCCGAACTTCAACAAGCTGATCGGCCGCTATCCCGGCGCCGACGGCTTCAAGACCGGCTTCATCTGCGCGTCCGGCTACAATCTCGTTGCGTCGGCCACGCGCAACGGCCGCCGCCTGATCGCGGTGGTGCTCGGCGCCAGCTCCGGCACCGCGCGCGCGGTGAAGGCCGCGCAGCTGCTCGAGCGCGGCTTCAGCCAGGACAATCTGTCGTGGCTGCGCCCCTCGCTCGGCACCGTTGAAAACCTCGTGCCGGTCGACGCCTCGCCGCCGAACCTGCGCGACGAGATGTGCGGCGGTCATCGCAAGCATCCGGCCAGCGACGACGACGATGCGTTGATCGCGACCAATGGCAGCGGATCGACTTCCCTGACCGGTGGCGAAGCCAAGGTCACCTTCTTCACCGCCGGCCTCCAACCGCCGCTGATGAAGGCCTCCGAGCTGATGGCCTCGGCCCCGGAGCCTGTGGAGCCCGTGGTGGTCTATACCGGCCCGACGCGCACGGGCGCGGCCCTGGTCGCGGCGGTCGCAGCCGACAGCGACCAGCAGGCCACACCGAAGGGGCGTGGCAAGAAGTCTCGCGTTGCCAAGAAGCTCGACGCCGGCAGCGCGGCCAAGACAGCAGCCGCCAAGACCGATGCCAAGACCGACGCCAAGGCGAAAGGTGACGCAAAGAGTGATACGAAGAGCGCGGCAAAGCCGGCCGCGAGCAGGCATGCCGCGGCCAAGCCGACTGACAACAAGTCCGCTGACAACAAGCCTGCTGCGAACAAGCCGGCGGCGAGCGGCGATCAGGCGAGCAGGCCAGCAAAGCCCAAGGCCGCGACAAAGCCTGCGCCGAAGCCCGCGCCCAACAACAGCTAG
- a CDS encoding glucan ABC transporter ATP-binding protein/ permease, protein MSIFGLYTRVLELLGKEARLGWLLAFANLLLAGSQFAEPVLFGRIVDVLSGKSVAGSSSAWPFLLAWVAFGLFTIACSALVALQADRLSHRQRQAVLTSYFEHILQLPLTFHSGTHSGRLMKVMLNGTDALWRLWLGFFREHFAAILSVVVLLPLSLYLNWRLAILLFVLCIVFTALTTFVVRRTFGMQMAVEEHYSELSARASDALGNVALVQSFVRVESEVKGLRSVADELLAAQMPVLSWWALVTVITRASTTITVLAIFTLGIALHDQGLTSVGEIVMFVSFATLLIQKLEQVVSFINNVFMEAPRLREFFNVLDAVPAVHDRPDAIDAGRLSGLVEFNDVTFSYDGKRPAIEDLSFTALPGQTIALVGPTGAGKSTAIALLHRAFDPQSGFIRIDGMDVRGVTLTSLRRNIGVVFQEALLFNRSIEENLRVGKPDATEAEMRKAAERAQALEFIERSGGFATNAGERGRMLSGGERQRLSIARALLKDPPILILDEATSALDAVTEAKVNAALDEVMKGRTTFVIAHRLSTIRNATRILVFESGRVIESGTFDELVAKGGHFAELAKAQFMVQEQAPAARGSASAAEAASAAVKSP, encoded by the coding sequence ATGTCCATTTTCGGTCTCTACACCCGCGTTCTGGAGCTGCTCGGCAAGGAGGCACGGCTGGGCTGGCTGCTGGCATTCGCCAATCTGCTGCTGGCAGGCTCGCAATTCGCCGAGCCGGTGCTGTTCGGGCGGATCGTCGACGTGCTCTCAGGCAAGAGCGTCGCAGGCTCGAGCTCGGCCTGGCCGTTCCTGCTGGCATGGGTCGCGTTCGGCCTGTTCACCATCGCCTGCAGCGCGCTCGTGGCGCTGCAAGCCGACCGGCTCTCGCATCGCCAGCGCCAGGCGGTGTTGACCAGCTATTTCGAGCACATCCTGCAGTTGCCGCTGACCTTCCACTCCGGCACCCATTCGGGACGGCTGATGAAGGTGATGCTCAACGGCACGGACGCGCTGTGGCGGCTCTGGCTCGGCTTCTTTCGCGAGCATTTTGCCGCGATCCTCTCGGTCGTGGTGCTGCTGCCGCTGTCGCTGTACCTGAACTGGCGGCTCGCGATCCTCTTGTTCGTGCTCTGCATCGTCTTCACCGCGCTGACGACCTTCGTCGTGCGCAGGACCTTCGGCATGCAGATGGCGGTCGAGGAGCATTACAGCGAGCTCTCCGCACGCGCCTCCGACGCGCTCGGCAATGTCGCGCTAGTGCAGAGCTTTGTGCGTGTCGAATCCGAGGTGAAGGGCTTGCGCTCGGTCGCCGACGAGCTGCTCGCGGCGCAAATGCCTGTTCTCTCCTGGTGGGCGCTCGTCACTGTCATCACGCGCGCCTCGACCACCATCACCGTGCTCGCGATCTTCACGCTCGGCATCGCGCTGCACGACCAGGGCCTGACGTCGGTCGGCGAGATCGTGATGTTCGTGAGCTTCGCCACGCTGCTGATCCAGAAGCTGGAGCAGGTCGTCAGCTTCATCAACAACGTCTTCATGGAAGCCCCGCGCCTGCGCGAGTTCTTCAATGTGCTCGATGCCGTGCCCGCGGTGCACGACCGGCCCGATGCGATCGATGCCGGGCGGCTGTCCGGCCTCGTCGAGTTCAACGACGTCACCTTCTCCTATGACGGCAAGCGGCCCGCGATCGAGGACCTCTCCTTCACCGCGCTGCCCGGCCAAACCATCGCGCTGGTCGGTCCGACCGGCGCCGGCAAGTCGACTGCGATCGCGCTTCTGCACCGCGCCTTCGATCCGCAATCCGGATTCATCAGGATCGACGGCATGGACGTGCGCGGCGTGACGCTGACATCGCTGCGGCGGAACATCGGCGTCGTGTTCCAGGAAGCGCTGCTGTTCAACCGCTCGATCGAGGAGAATTTGCGCGTCGGCAAGCCGGATGCAACCGAAGCCGAGATGCGCAAGGCGGCGGAGCGCGCCCAAGCGCTCGAATTCATCGAGCGCAGCGGCGGCTTTGCGACCAATGCCGGCGAGCGCGGCCGCATGCTTTCCGGCGGAGAGCGGCAGCGGCTGTCGATCGCGCGTGCGCTGCTGAAGGACCCGCCGATCCTGATCCTGGACGAGGCGACCTCCGCGCTCGATGCCGTGACCGAGGCCAAGGTGAACGCCGCTCTCGACGAAGTGATGAAGGGCCGCACCACCTTCGTGATCGCCCACCGCCTCTCCACCATCCGCAATGCCACGCGGATTCTGGTGTTCGAGAGCGGACGGGTGATCGAAAGCGGAACTTTCGATGAACTCGTGGCCAAAGGCGGCCATTTTGCCGAGCTCGCCAAGGCCCAGTTCATGGTGCAGGAACAAGCACCGGCCGCGCGGGGCAGCGCGAGTGCCGCGGAGGCCGCTTCGGCTGCCGTCAAGTCCCCGTAG
- the hisE gene encoding phosphoribosyl-ATP diphosphatase, with the protein MSDSLERLYLAVLAARDLDPATSRTARLFQRGPSKMAKKLAEEAIEVVIDAVNGDAKAVVRESADLLYNLTVLWASAGVRPEDVWREMARREDMLGIAEKLPKSPMKLPKVASPRISARRPIVALEGRGARKRH; encoded by the coding sequence ATGAGTGATTCGCTTGAGCGGCTATATCTGGCTGTGCTCGCGGCCAGGGACCTTGATCCGGCAACATCGCGCACCGCGCGCCTGTTTCAGCGCGGCCCCTCCAAGATGGCGAAGAAGCTGGCCGAAGAGGCGATCGAGGTCGTGATCGATGCGGTCAACGGCGACGCCAAGGCCGTGGTCCGGGAAAGCGCCGATCTGCTCTACAATCTCACCGTGCTCTGGGCGTCCGCAGGCGTGCGCCCCGAAGACGTCTGGCGCGAGATGGCGCGGCGTGAGGACATGCTCGGCATTGCCGAAAAGCTGCCGAAGTCGCCGATGAAACTGCCCAAAGTCGCTTCACCCCGCATCTCCGCCCGGCGGCCGATTGTCGCGCTCGAAGGGCGCGGGGCGCGGAAACGGCACTAA
- a CDS encoding YqaA family protein, producing the protein MVLHRGAMLKRIYDWCIDAAHKPYALWIMGAVAFAESSFFPVPPDVMLIPMSLARPQRAWIYAAICTATSVLGGLLGYAIGALLFDSIGHWLIQVYGLGDKVDAFRASYAEWGAVIILLKGLTPIPYKLVTITSGFAGYNLALFVLCSIVARGGRFFIVAILLNRYGDWIRERIERHLGLWVALGAAVLVLGFVVAIKLI; encoded by the coding sequence ATGGTGCTTCATCGCGGCGCCATGCTGAAACGTATCTACGACTGGTGCATCGACGCCGCCCACAAGCCCTACGCGCTCTGGATCATGGGTGCCGTGGCTTTCGCAGAAAGCTCCTTCTTTCCCGTCCCGCCGGACGTGATGCTGATCCCGATGTCGCTGGCGCGCCCCCAGCGCGCCTGGATCTATGCGGCGATCTGCACCGCGACCTCGGTGCTGGGCGGACTGCTCGGCTATGCCATCGGCGCGCTGCTGTTTGACTCGATCGGACATTGGCTGATCCAGGTCTATGGCCTCGGCGACAAGGTCGACGCTTTCCGCGCCTCCTATGCCGAGTGGGGCGCCGTCATCATCCTGCTGAAGGGCCTGACGCCGATCCCCTACAAGCTCGTCACCATCACCTCGGGCTTTGCCGGCTACAATCTCGCTCTTTTCGTCCTGTGCTCGATCGTCGCGCGCGGCGGACGCTTCTTCATCGTGGCGATCCTGCTCAACCGCTATGGCGACTGGATTCGCGAGCGGATCGAGCGGCATCTCGGCCTCTGGGTCGCGCTCGGCGCCGCCGTGCTGGTGCTCGGCTTTGTTGTGGCGATCAAGCTGATTTAG
- a CDS encoding aspartate ammonia-lyase: protein MSRYEQDFLGQREIADDIYYGVQTIRGKENFHITGIPMNQEPYFVKALGYVKKAAAMANRDLGAIDVKVADAIILGCDRVIAGDMMDQFVTDFIQGGAGTSTNMNANEVIANLALESLGFHKGDYQHVSPNDHVNYGQSTNDTYPTAFRLALILRLESYMTALRQLQEAFFAKGREFDRVLKMGRTHLQDAVPMSLGAEFRGWGTTIGEEVDRISEARALLREINLGATAIGTSVTAAVGYPKLAVRHLSALTGVDFILAGDLVEATSDTGAYVQLSGVLKRTASKLTKICNDIRLLASGPRAGFNEINLPQLQPGSSIMPGKVNPVIPEVVNQTSFLVIGLDTTVTLAASAGQLQLNVMEPVISFALFFSIRTMERAVNSLRENCIVGITANEEHTRNIVLNSLGIVTVLKPLLGYKQCAEIAREGYKSGKSLHQIVVSERKLLTQEKWDEMFSFERLINPDLIG, encoded by the coding sequence ATGAGCCGCTACGAGCAGGACTTCCTCGGACAGCGTGAGATCGCCGACGACATCTACTACGGCGTCCAGACCATCCGGGGGAAGGAGAACTTCCACATCACCGGCATTCCGATGAACCAGGAGCCTTACTTCGTGAAGGCGCTGGGTTACGTCAAGAAGGCCGCGGCGATGGCCAACCGCGACCTCGGCGCGATCGACGTCAAGGTCGCCGATGCCATCATCCTCGGCTGCGACCGCGTCATCGCCGGCGACATGATGGATCAGTTCGTCACCGACTTCATCCAGGGCGGCGCCGGCACCTCGACCAACATGAACGCCAACGAGGTGATCGCCAACCTCGCGCTGGAATCGCTCGGCTTCCACAAGGGCGACTACCAGCACGTCAGCCCGAACGACCACGTCAATTACGGCCAGTCCACCAACGACACCTATCCGACCGCGTTTCGCCTCGCGCTGATCCTGCGCCTCGAGAGCTACATGACGGCGCTGCGCCAGCTCCAGGAGGCGTTCTTCGCCAAGGGCCGCGAGTTCGATCGCGTCCTGAAGATGGGCCGCACGCATCTGCAGGATGCGGTGCCGATGTCGCTCGGGGCCGAATTCCGCGGATGGGGCACCACGATCGGTGAGGAGGTCGACCGCATCTCGGAGGCGCGTGCGCTGCTGCGCGAGATTAATCTCGGCGCCACCGCGATCGGCACGTCGGTGACGGCCGCAGTCGGCTATCCCAAGCTCGCGGTCCGGCACTTGAGTGCGCTCACCGGCGTCGATTTCATTCTCGCCGGCGACCTGGTCGAGGCGACCTCGGACACCGGTGCCTATGTGCAGCTCTCGGGCGTCCTGAAGCGCACCGCGAGCAAGCTGACCAAAATCTGCAACGACATCCGCCTGCTCGCCTCCGGCCCGCGGGCCGGCTTCAACGAGATCAACCTGCCGCAATTGCAGCCGGGCTCATCGATCATGCCGGGCAAGGTCAACCCCGTCATCCCCGAGGTCGTCAACCAGACCAGCTTCCTCGTCATCGGCCTCGACACCACCGTGACGCTCGCGGCGAGCGCCGGCCAGCTCCAGCTCAACGTGATGGAGCCGGTGATCTCGTTCGCGCTGTTCTTCTCGATCCGCACCATGGAGCGCGCGGTCAACTCCTTGCGCGAAAACTGCATCGTCGGCATCACCGCGAATGAAGAGCACACCCGCAACATCGTGCTGAACTCGCTCGGCATCGTCACCGTGCTGAAGCCGCTGCTCGGCTACAAGCAATGCGCCGAGATCGCGCGCGAAGGCTACAAGAGCGGCAAGTCGCTGCACCAGATCGTGGTGAGCGAACGTAAGCTGCTGACGCAGGAGAAATGGGACGAGATGTTCTCGTTCGAGCGGCTGATCAATCCGGATTTGATTGGATGA
- a CDS encoding NAD(P)H-dependent flavin oxidoreductase: MSMPALFKGRLSIPVIGSPLFIISVPDLVIAQCKAGVVGSFPALNARPPELLDEWLARITEELAAYDRAHPDKPSAPFAVNQIVHKSNNRLDHDMQLCAKYKVPMIISSLGAREELNQAVHGWGGIVFHDVINQKFAHKAIEKGADGLILVAAGAGGHAGTISPLAFVAETRKWFDGPIALSGAIGNGKAIRAARILGADFAYIGSAFIATKEANAVEKYKEMIAGSTADDIVYSNLFTGVHGNYLKPSILAAGMDPENLPTSDPSKMNFGTDASGERAKPKAWKEIWGSGQGIGSVDGILPAAELIARFRKEYEEAIDPPL, encoded by the coding sequence ATGTCCATGCCTGCTCTGTTTAAGGGGCGCCTGTCGATCCCCGTGATCGGTTCGCCGCTCTTCATCATCTCGGTGCCCGACCTCGTGATCGCGCAGTGCAAGGCGGGCGTGGTGGGCTCGTTCCCGGCGCTGAATGCGCGGCCGCCCGAGCTGCTCGACGAATGGCTTGCGCGCATCACCGAAGAGCTGGCGGCCTATGACCGCGCCCATCCCGACAAGCCATCGGCGCCGTTCGCGGTCAACCAGATCGTGCACAAGTCGAACAACCGGCTCGACCACGACATGCAGCTCTGCGCCAAGTACAAGGTGCCGATGATCATCTCCTCGCTCGGCGCGCGCGAGGAGCTGAACCAGGCGGTTCATGGCTGGGGCGGCATCGTCTTCCACGACGTGATCAATCAAAAGTTTGCCCACAAGGCGATCGAGAAGGGCGCCGACGGCCTGATCCTGGTCGCGGCCGGCGCCGGCGGTCATGCCGGCACGATCTCGCCGCTGGCCTTCGTTGCCGAGACGCGGAAGTGGTTCGACGGTCCGATCGCGCTGTCGGGCGCCATCGGCAACGGCAAGGCAATTCGCGCCGCGCGCATCCTCGGCGCCGACTTCGCCTATATCGGCTCGGCCTTCATCGCGACCAAGGAAGCCAACGCGGTCGAGAAGTACAAGGAGATGATCGCGGGCTCGACGGCCGACGACATCGTCTATTCCAACCTCTTCACCGGCGTGCACGGCAATTACCTGAAGCCCTCGATCCTCGCTGCCGGCATGGATCCGGAAAACCTGCCGACGTCGGATCCCTCCAAGATGAATTTCGGCACCGACGCCTCCGGCGAGCGCGCCAAGCCGAAGGCCTGGAAGGAGATCTGGGGCTCGGGCCAGGGCATTGGCAGCGTCGACGGCATCTTGCCCGCCGCCGAGCTGATCGCGCGCTTCAGGAAGGAATACGAGGAAGCGATCGATCCGCCGTTGTGA
- a CDS encoding thioesterase family protein: MTAIYRVDGNSVVTSPNAAGPWDRRMQHGSAPSALVTWAAERIATPVPMTIARVTIDLMRPVPVAPLTIESEVLREGRKIQLCEIKLFADDVQVVDATVLKIKQQSQPLPDDVRDLPVTLPSPEDSLVEDGHGATSPFAGMVSMRAARGRFGQAGAGAIWFRLDHPLVEGEVVSQAMRAVVAADFSNGTASTLDFRSWTYINADLTVNLARQPVGDWILLDGESWIGPDGAGLAMSRLADRQGYFGRAVQSLVIEKR, from the coding sequence ATGACCGCCATCTATCGCGTCGACGGCAACAGCGTCGTCACCAGCCCCAACGCCGCCGGTCCCTGGGACCGGCGCATGCAGCATGGCTCGGCGCCGTCAGCGCTGGTGACGTGGGCGGCGGAGCGGATCGCGACGCCGGTGCCGATGACCATCGCGCGGGTCACGATCGATCTGATGCGCCCGGTGCCGGTGGCGCCGCTCACCATCGAGAGCGAGGTGCTGCGCGAGGGACGCAAGATCCAGCTCTGCGAGATCAAGCTGTTCGCCGACGACGTGCAGGTGGTCGACGCGACCGTGCTCAAGATCAAGCAGCAGTCGCAGCCGCTGCCCGACGACGTCAGGGACTTGCCTGTTACCCTGCCGTCGCCCGAGGATTCGCTGGTCGAGGACGGTCACGGCGCGACCAGTCCGTTCGCGGGCATGGTCTCGATGCGCGCGGCGCGTGGCCGCTTCGGCCAGGCGGGGGCGGGCGCGATCTGGTTTCGCCTCGACCATCCGCTGGTCGAGGGCGAGGTGGTCTCACAGGCGATGCGCGCCGTGGTCGCTGCCGATTTCTCCAACGGCACCGCCTCGACGCTCGACTTCCGCAGCTGGACCTACATCAACGCCGACCTCACGGTAAATCTTGCGCGCCAGCCGGTCGGCGACTGGATCTTGCTCGACGGCGAATCCTGGATCGGCCCTGATGGCGCGGGCCTTGCGATGTCACGGCTCGCGGATCGGCAGGGCTATTTTGGCCGCGCGGTGCAGAGCCTTGTGATCGAGAAGCGGTGA
- a CDS encoding AMP-binding protein, protein MSDPLHASSPTCAQTLRALARYPGRTAFAWPGGSLSYQGTLDLIGRIQGVFMRLGLQPGARVAFLTANRADTWCAGVAAQTSRCCITWLHPLGSETDQLFQLEDSEAEVLVVDVAAFRERGGALAAKSPLLKAVFTMGPADYGVDLLAAIENAGHASARCLATLDDLSTLNYTGGTTGKSKGALRTHRENAGAAGAILADFEIPDAARYLTVAPISHVAGTKVLPTLMRGGTVHMLKGFDPEAVLATIARERINFTLFVPTMIYVLLDHPALDKTDLSSLELVLYGASAMSPSRLLEGIERIGPVFSQLYGQTECYPVSVLRKRDHDPKTPELFLSCGFPIAACEVKILDDDDQEVKTGEAGEICVRAPHVMAEYWKRPDITAETLKNGWVHTGDVARQDERGYMFILDRKKDMIVTGGFNIFPREVEDVLSQHADVAMVAVVGIPDEKWGEAVTAIVVPREGARPDPDELINMVRTRKGAAHAPKQIQFVKQLPMTGVGKVDKKVLRAGFWSGRDRMVG, encoded by the coding sequence ATGTCCGATCCGCTTCACGCATCGTCCCCGACTTGTGCGCAGACGCTACGGGCGTTAGCGCGCTATCCCGGCCGCACGGCTTTTGCCTGGCCCGGCGGATCGCTGAGCTATCAGGGCACGCTCGATCTGATCGGACGCATCCAGGGCGTCTTCATGCGGCTCGGCCTGCAGCCGGGGGCGCGCGTCGCGTTCCTTACCGCCAACCGCGCCGACACCTGGTGCGCCGGTGTCGCTGCGCAGACGTCGCGATGCTGCATCACCTGGCTGCATCCGCTGGGATCGGAGACGGACCAGCTGTTCCAGCTCGAGGACTCCGAGGCGGAGGTGCTGGTGGTTGATGTGGCTGCGTTTCGCGAGCGCGGCGGCGCGCTCGCAGCGAAGTCGCCCCTGCTCAAAGCTGTCTTCACGATGGGACCGGCCGACTACGGCGTCGATCTGCTCGCGGCGATCGAAAACGCCGGACATGCCAGCGCCCGATGCCTTGCAACTCTCGACGATCTCTCCACGCTGAACTACACCGGCGGCACGACCGGCAAATCCAAGGGCGCGCTGCGCACTCACCGCGAGAACGCCGGAGCGGCCGGCGCGATCCTCGCCGATTTCGAGATTCCGGACGCCGCGCGCTATCTCACGGTGGCGCCGATCAGCCACGTCGCCGGAACGAAGGTGCTGCCGACGCTGATGCGCGGCGGCACCGTGCACATGCTGAAGGGCTTCGATCCCGAGGCCGTGCTGGCGACGATTGCGCGCGAGCGCATCAACTTCACATTGTTCGTGCCGACCATGATCTACGTGTTGCTCGATCATCCCGCGCTCGACAAGACGGATCTCTCCTCGCTCGAGCTTGTGCTCTATGGCGCATCCGCCATGTCGCCGAGCCGGCTGCTCGAAGGCATCGAGCGCATCGGCCCGGTGTTCTCGCAGCTCTACGGCCAGACCGAATGCTATCCGGTCTCGGTGTTGCGCAAGAGGGATCACGACCCCAAAACGCCCGAGCTGTTCCTGTCCTGCGGCTTCCCGATCGCGGCGTGCGAGGTCAAGATTCTCGACGACGACGACCAGGAGGTGAAGACAGGCGAGGCCGGCGAGATCTGCGTGCGCGCACCGCATGTGATGGCGGAATACTGGAAGCGGCCTGATATCACCGCCGAGACTCTGAAGAACGGCTGGGTTCATACCGGCGACGTCGCGCGCCAGGACGAGCGCGGCTACATGTTCATTCTCGACCGCAAGAAGGACATGATCGTCACCGGCGGCTTCAACATCTTTCCGCGTGAGGTCGAGGACGTGCTGTCGCAACATGCCGACGTGGCGATGGTCGCGGTCGTCGGCATCCCCGACGAGAAATGGGGCGAGGCCGTTACCGCCATCGTCGTGCCGCGTGAGGGCGCGAGGCCCGATCCCGACGAGCTGATCAACATGGTGCGGACGCGAAAGGGCGCGGCCCATGCGCCCAAGCAGATCCAGTTCGTCAAGCAGCTTCCCATGACCGGCGTCGGCAAGGTCGACAAGAAGGTGCTGCGCGCCGGCTTCTGGAGCGGACGGGACCGGATGGTGGGATGA